The Pseudomonadota bacterium DNA window CCGCAACAGGCTCTGATCACGCCCGGCGACGATGTTGACGCCGCGCCGCTGGAGCTGCCAACGGAAGAAGGAGGTGAACGGCGCGAAGCCCATGCAACTGCTCGCGACCGCCGACGCGAGCATCACGGCCGCGACAATGCTGTAGTTACCCGTCAGCTCGAACACGATCAGGATGGTCGAGATCGGTGCGCCGAGGGTGGCTGACGCCACGGCCGCCATGCCGACGATGGCGTAGACGGGCTCGCTCGATACCCCGCCGGGCACCCAGCCGTTGAACACCCCGCCGACGCCCGTGCCGAGCACCGCCCCGAGCACCAGGGCGGGGCTGAACACCCCGCCGGCGAAGCCGGATCCAAGCGAGACCACGGTGGCAGCAAGCTTGGCCGCGAGGATGACGACGACGAGCAGCCCGGACTGCGCCACCAGGGTGCCCTGCAAGGCGAGGTCGGTGGTCTGGTAGCCGACACCGAGCGCGTAAGGCACCTGCAGACCGATCAGGCCAACCAGCAGCCCGCCGAGCGCCGGGCGCAACCAGAGCGGCACGCACACAGCGCCGTGCACGGCCTGCACGCGCTGCACACCGAGCACCAGCACGACTGCGCAGGCCGCAGACGCCACCCCGAGCACGGCGAAGGCCGGCAGCTCCCACAGCGACTCCAGTGACAAGGGTGGCACGCTGAACACGAAATCACCGTGTTCCTGCAACTGCTGCGTCACCACCAATGCCCCCATCGACGCGACCACGATCGGCGCAAAGACGCGTAGTGTGTAGTATCCGACAACCACTTCGAGGGCAAAGAGAACGCCTGCGATCGGCGCATTGAAGGAGGCCGTGACGGCCGCGGCGGCGCCACAGCCGAGCAGCGTCAACGAGTGGCTGCGGCTGAGCCCGAGTCGGTCGGCAACCCAGGCGGCCAACGACGCACCGATGTGCACGGCCGGACCCTCTCGCCCCACCGAGGCGCCGGCACCCAGTGACACCACGGCCGCTGTGGCGGCACCGACCCCGGATCGCACGTCCATACGTCCCCCGCGGAAGGCGCACGCCTCCATGACGTCGGCGATGCCGTGGTACCGACGGCCGGGCAGACCGTAGATCAGGATGCCCACCACGAGGCCACCCAGCACAGGCGCCAGCACGACGCGCCACGCCGGCAGGCCCGCCACGTGAGAGGCAAAATCGCGCTCCTCGCCGTGGCCGAACAACGCGATCTGAACCCAGGCAATGCCCGCGATCAGCAGCGCGGTTGAACAGGCCACCACCACCCCGACCAGCAGCGCGACCGCGAACAGACGCAACCGGGCCGGGTCGGCGCGTTGCCAGCCACTGGCACGCCGTCCGGCGCCGACCTCGACGGCGGGGTCAGTGGGTTGCGGCATGGGGCGCGCACACGGTCGTTGGCAGGGGCGTGCTCATCCGTTGAGCATAGCGCCACAGACTTGCCGTGTCTGGCCGTGCCAGCACCGCGCGCACCGTGCCAGAGGGCAGTGCCCGACGGGACGCGAGGCCCCAGCCGCGGTCGGCGGGTCGGTTCGGGCCGACCCGCGTCACCTCACTCGAGAATCAGCCGCGTGCGGTTGCGCTCCAGCAGGGCCTCGCCGATACCGTCGACCAGTGTCAGGTCGTCGACTGACAGGAAGGCACCGTGCGTTTCGCGGAAGGCGACGATGGCTTCGGCCCTGGCGTCACCGATGCCGTTCAAGGCCTCGGCGAGTTGGGCCGCCGTCGCCGTGTTGATGTTGACCGAGGCGGCCTGCGCCACGGAGAGCACGCCGGCGAACAGCAGCGCAGCGAGGGAATACAAGCGTGTTTTCATGGGTGTTGTCCCTGGTTGATTGGGACACACAGCGTGCCGCAGCACCGCCGAGGGCGCGCCGGAAAAACCCGCCGCTCGGCACTCGAGCCGGTTGTCACGGGTTTGCGACGGTCCGCTGCGCTCAGCGGCTGCAACACCCCGACCGAGCGCGACTCAGTCGAGCAACCACACGGTGTCGTCGTCTACCGGCAGCGCCCGCCGTTGTTCGGCAACCGACACGCCCAGCCCCGGGATCACGCACGCGGGACAAACGTCGGACAACGGACGCAACACAAAGGCGCGCTCGGCCAGGCGCGGGTGCGGCACGGTCAAGCGCGGGACGTCGATGACATCGTCGCCGTAGAGCAGCAGGTCGAGGTCGAGTGTGCGCGGCCCCCAGCGCGCACCGTCACGGCGTCGCAACTGCTGTTGTTCGATGCTTTGGAGCAGATCCAGCAGCTCGAGCGGTGCCAGAGCGGTGTCGGCCGCCAGCGCCGCGTTGACGTAGTCCGGCTGCGCCGGCCCCACCGGCGCGCTGCCGTAGAGCCGCGAGACCGCCACCACCTCGATGTCCGCACGGCGGCGCAGGGTGTCGATCGCGCGTTCGACCTGTGCACGCGGGTTGTCGAGGTTGCTGCCGAGCGCGATGCACGCGCGCACCACGCCGCTCACCCGGCCGCGCCAGCACGCCCTCCGCCACGGCGCCGGTTGTTGCCACCGCGGCGCCGTCCACCACGACGCGACTGCCGACGGCCCTCGCGACGTTGCTCAGCGGCGGTCTCCTCGCGCACCTGACGCGCGCGCTCGGCGTCCTCGCCCTGCTGCATGTCCGTCCACCAGGTCGCGAGGTCTGCCAACGGTTCGCCAGCATCCGCACGCAGGCAGAGCAGATCGTATCCGGCCCGAAAGCGCGCGCTCTCCATCGCCTTCACGGCGCGCTTGCCCTTGTAGCGCTCGAGCCGAGGCTGCAATGTCCAGATTTCGCGCACCACGGCAGAGAAACGCTTGGGCAAGGCGGTGATGCGCAGTTGCTTGGCCAACACGTCGTCCGTCGCCTGGTGCATCGCTGGGATCGGCGGCAGCGAGGCAGACGCAATCAACGCGGTGTAGGCGGCCTGCACGTCAGGCCAGAGCAGCGCGGCATACAAGAACGCCGGTGTGATCGGCTTGTCTTCCCGCACCCGCAGGTCGGTATTTTGAAGCGCGCGCTCGAACAGCGCCGTGGCCACGGCGTCGTTGGCCTGCAACCGGGCGTCCACCGACGGAAAGACGAAGCGCAGCAGACCGTGCTCACGCAGGCGCGCGAGCGAGGACACGGCGTGGCCGCTTTGAAACAGTTTCAACACTTCCTCGAACAAGCGCGCGGGCGGGATATCGCCCAGCAATGCCCCGGTTTGGGCCAACGGGGCCGCCGTCGCAGCTTCGATATCGAAGCCGAGCTTGGCCGCGAACCGACAGGCCCGCAGCGCACGCACCGGGTCTTCGCGGTACCGCGTTTCGGGGTCGCCAAGCAGGCGGATCTGCCGCGCTTCGATGTCCTGCATTCCCCCGACGTAGTCGATCACGGCGAACTGCCCAACGTCGTAGTAGAGCGCGTTGATGCTGAAGTCACGACGGATCGCGTCGTCTTCGATGGTGCCGAAGACGTTGTCGCGCAGCACCCGACCCGAGTCGTCGACCGCCGTGTCCGGGTTGTGATTGGCTCTGAAGGTCGCGACTTCGATGACCTCGCGCCCGAACAGAATGTGTGCCAGGCGAAACCGCCGACCGACCAGGCGGCAGTTGCGGAAGGTGCCACGCACGTCGTCCGGGCTCGCGTTCGTGGCGACGTCGAAATCCTTCGGTTGCAGGCCGAGCAGCAGGTCGCGGATGCACCCGCCGACGAGATAGGCGTCGTAACCCTGGTCACGCAGTCGGTAGAGCACCTTGAGCGCGTTGGGTGAGAGGTTCTTGCGCGAGATGCCGTGCTGGTCTCGCGGTACGATCACCGGGTCTTTGGCGACCGCTGAGGCGCCGGGGCGACGCTTGAGTATCTTGCCGATCAGGCGTTTGATCACGGGTGTGTTGGACCGAAAAGGGGGATGGCGGGCACCGCTGAAACGCGGTTGAGTACCCCGATATTCTAGCACCCTTGCGGCTTGCAGCCGTCGGGTCGACGCGAATGCGCGCGGCGCGACCGAGCCACCGGCCGTCGCGCGCGCGCAGCGCGCTGCAAACGGGTCAGAGGGCTTCGGTGCCCTCTTCTCCGGTGCGGATGCGGATGACGCGCTCGAGTTCTTCGACGAAGATCTTGCCGTCGCCGATCTTGCCGGTCTGCGACGCGGACAAGATGGCCTCGATGCAGCTGTCGACGTCTTCGTCCTGCACCGCCACTTCGAGCTTCACCTTCGGCAGGAAGTCAACCACGTACTCTGCGCCGCGGTACAGTTCGGTGTGGCCTTTCTGCCGCCCGAAGCCCTTGACTTCGATCACCGTCATGCCGTTCACGCCCACTTTCGAGAGCGCCTCGCGCACATCCTCGAGTTTGAAGGGTTTGATGATGGCCGTGATGCGTTTCATGCTGTTTCAACTCCTGTCATGCCGCCGCGCTCAGCGCGGCGTCGCCGAAATCTTGTGGATGCTGAGATCAGCGCCCTCGTACTCTTCCTCGTCGCTCAAGCGCAAGCCCATAACCTGCTTGAGCACGCCGTAGACCGCAAGCCCCGCGAGCACCGCGATCAGGACACCGGTGACGGTGCCGATCAGCTGCGCGACGATCGACACCCCGCCGAGCCCACCCAGAGCCTCAGCGCCAAAGATACCGCAGGCGATCCCGCCCCAGACACCGCAAAGACCGTGCAAGGGCCAGACACCGAGCACGTCGTCGATCTTGAAGCGGTTCTGTGCGAGCGTGAACGTCCAGACAAACAGGCCGCCTGCCGCCCCGCCCACCACCAATGCACCAATCGGGTGCATCACATCGGACCCGGCACACACCGCAACGAGGCCGGCGAGCGGGCCGTTGTGCAGAAAACCGGGGTCGTTCTTGCCCACGAGCAAGGCCACAAGCAAACCGCCGACCATGGCCATGAGCGAGTTGAGCGCGACCAGGCCGCTGATGCCCTCGACCGACTGTGCGGACATGACGTTGAAGCCAAACCAGCCGACGGTCAACACCCAGGAGCCGAGCGCGAGAAACGGGATGCTCGACGGCGGGTGTGCGAGCATCAGCCCGCCATCCGCGGTGTAGCGCCCCCGCCGCGCACCGAGCAACAGAACCGCCACCAGTGCCACCCAACCGCCGAAGCCGTGCACAACCACTGAGCCGGCGAAATCGTGAAAGCCCGCACCGGCGATGCGCTCGACCCAACTCTGAAAGCCGAAGGTGTCACCCCAGACCATGCCTTCGAACAGCGGGTAGCAGAGCGCAACCAGGGCGAAGGACGCGATCAGTTGCGGCGTGAAGCGCGCGCGCTCGGCGATGCCACCGGAGATGATCGCCGGGATGGCGGCGGCAAAGGTGGCGAGAAAGAAGAACTTCATCATCTCGTAGCCGCTTCTCTCGGTGAGCTCGGTGGCCGAGCCGAAGAAGTGCTCACCGTAGGCGACCTGGTAACCGATGAAGAAATACGCGAGTGTGCTGACGCCGAAATCGCTGAAGATCTTCGACAGCGCATTGACCTGGTTCTTTTCACGCACTGTTCCGACTTCGAGGAACGCAAACCCGGCGTGCATGGCCAGCACCATGCAGGCGCCCATCAACAGAAAGAAGGTGTCGGCTGCGGCAGCCGGTATCTCAGTCACAAATATGCCCTCTTTTGGTGCAATAAAAACGCTGGACGCACTAAATCAGTGCGGTCGACTGAACCCCACTCACGATAACATCCTGATTTAACAGGGTTATGGCGATTCGCCACAGCCCTCTACACGACAGAAGCGCAGGTATCGTGCCAGGGGATCACGCACCGCGATGGCACACGGGCCACGGTGCCGCGCGGCGCCCACGCCGATTCACGCTCTGTCATCCGTCGGTTCCGCGGTCGCGCAGCTGTTGGCGCGCGCGACGTTCGCGCCGGTCAGGCCGCCCGCCCTCGGCCGGCTCGAGCCCGCGCAACCGCCGCAGGCGTCGCGCCTCGCGCGCCGCTTCGCGGGCAGCCAGGCTCGCCTCGGTCTCCAGGTACAGGGTCGCAGCCGCGGTCGCCGAGCCGCGCCGGTCCGCCAGATCGCGCACATCCAGCTCGATGTGCTCCTCGCCCTTTTGCACCGAGATCCGCTGGCCGACGCGCACCGCGCGCGCGGGTTTTGCCCGCTCGCCGTCGACGTGTACATGGCCTCCGCGCACCGCCGCCTGGGCCAGGCCA harbors:
- a CDS encoding chloride channel protein — encoded protein: MPQPTDPAVEVGAGRRASGWQRADPARLRLFAVALLVGVVVACSTALLIAGIAWVQIALFGHGEERDFASHVAGLPAWRVVLAPVLGGLVVGILIYGLPGRRYHGIADVMEACAFRGGRMDVRSGVGAATAAVVSLGAGASVGREGPAVHIGASLAAWVADRLGLSRSHSLTLLGCGAAAAVTASFNAPIAGVLFALEVVVGYYTLRVFAPIVVASMGALVVTQQLQEHGDFVFSVPPLSLESLWELPAFAVLGVASAACAVVLVLGVQRVQAVHGAVCVPLWLRPALGGLLVGLIGLQVPYALGVGYQTTDLALQGTLVAQSGLLVVVILAAKLAATVVSLGSGFAGGVFSPALVLGAVLGTGVGGVFNGWVPGGVSSEPVYAIVGMAAVASATLGAPISTILIVFELTGNYSIVAAVMLASAVASSCMGFAPFTSFFRWQLQRRGVNIVAGRDQSLLRTETIDALVSDSYCLIGEHDSLLQVQIKVGACRRHAVVMTDNTQRFIGSAVLRDLMRHDAAGEPLPVIDQLRDSRASLRPGTSLSGALDALVSSASEFLPVVVTDDAGDLRVLGVVWYNDVLARNNALLKQARAEEFGVN
- a CDS encoding ComEA family DNA-binding protein — protein: MKTRLYSLAALLFAGVLSVAQAASVNINTATAAQLAEALNGIGDARAEAIVAFRETHGAFLSVDDLTLVDGIGEALLERNRTRLILE
- the folK gene encoding 2-amino-4-hydroxy-6-hydroxymethyldihydropteridine diphosphokinase; the protein is MSGVVRACIALGSNLDNPRAQVERAIDTLRRRADIEVVAVSRLYGSAPVGPAQPDYVNAALAADTALAPLELLDLLQSIEQQQLRRRDGARWGPRTLDLDLLLYGDDVIDVPRLTVPHPRLAERAFVLRPLSDVCPACVIPGLGVSVAEQRRALPVDDDTVWLLD
- the pcnB gene encoding polynucleotide adenylyltransferase PcnB, whose translation is MIKRLIGKILKRRPGASAVAKDPVIVPRDQHGISRKNLSPNALKVLYRLRDQGYDAYLVGGCIRDLLLGLQPKDFDVATNASPDDVRGTFRNCRLVGRRFRLAHILFGREVIEVATFRANHNPDTAVDDSGRVLRDNVFGTIEDDAIRRDFSINALYYDVGQFAVIDYVGGMQDIEARQIRLLGDPETRYREDPVRALRACRFAAKLGFDIEAATAAPLAQTGALLGDIPPARLFEEVLKLFQSGHAVSSLARLREHGLLRFVFPSVDARLQANDAVATALFERALQNTDLRVREDKPITPAFLYAALLWPDVQAAYTALIASASLPPIPAMHQATDDVLAKQLRITALPKRFSAVVREIWTLQPRLERYKGKRAVKAMESARFRAGYDLLCLRADAGEPLADLATWWTDMQQGEDAERARQVREETAAEQRREGRRQSRRGGRRRGGNNRRRGGGRAGAAG
- a CDS encoding P-II family nitrogen regulator; protein product: MKRITAIIKPFKLEDVREALSKVGVNGMTVIEVKGFGRQKGHTELYRGAEYVVDFLPKVKLEVAVQDEDVDSCIEAILSASQTGKIGDGKIFVEELERVIRIRTGEEGTEAL
- a CDS encoding ammonium transporter, coding for MGACMVLAMHAGFAFLEVGTVREKNQVNALSKIFSDFGVSTLAYFFIGYQVAYGEHFFGSATELTERSGYEMMKFFFLATFAAAIPAIISGGIAERARFTPQLIASFALVALCYPLFEGMVWGDTFGFQSWVERIAGAGFHDFAGSVVVHGFGGWVALVAVLLLGARRGRYTADGGLMLAHPPSSIPFLALGSWVLTVGWFGFNVMSAQSVEGISGLVALNSLMAMVGGLLVALLVGKNDPGFLHNGPLAGLVAVCAGSDVMHPIGALVVGGAAGGLFVWTFTLAQNRFKIDDVLGVWPLHGLCGVWGGIACGIFGAEALGGLGGVSIVAQLIGTVTGVLIAVLAGLAVYGVLKQVMGLRLSDEEEYEGADLSIHKISATPR
- a CDS encoding RNA-binding S4 domain-containing protein yields the protein MWGLEVTSLGADATPKAEVRLDRWLWAARLFKTRGLAQAAVRGGHVHVDGERAKPARAVRVGQRISVQKGEEHIELDVRDLADRRGSATAAATLYLETEASLAAREAAREARRLRRLRGLEPAEGGRPDRRERRARQQLRDRGTDG